From the genome of Pochonia chlamydosporia 170 chromosome Unknown PCv3seq00011, whole genome shotgun sequence:
GTTGAGATGAAGCGCACTAATGGGCAAGTTTTCGGCCGACgttgttggagatgttgcTGGTTGCTCGTGCGTTTCGATGCAAGTAGACATACATTCATCTATCCTTTCAGACCTACATTTGGAGTAACTACAGGACAGATTTTGAGTCCAAGTGGCTTCAAGCCAGAAGACTAGTGTTCCCCCAACTTGCTTCTGCGTATCCCTCGCCAACTCCCTCAGCACCAAGTTAGGTTCCTTGCACCGCGAGGCGAAACTGGAGACTGGACTGTAAAGCAGCGGGTCGCTCCAAACTCGAAGTTGCCAAGATCTACGCGTGCGGGTAAGAGGACAAAAGCATCCATGCAGTCGTGTGGAAGGATTCAAGCAATCACTTGATACTTTGTTGCTGACATGTGGAGACTGAATTCATCTCAACTCCACCTCCACAATGTTTAGTATGTTTAGTATGTTTTGGTCGGGCAAGTTGGGGTGGGAGAATCCAACGGCGCTTACAATTTCATGCCCAAGGATGCTCAAGGTTGCTCAACCGGCAACAGGTCAGTGTGCTAAGTCAACGCCCCTTTTCTGGGCCGACGTCACTCATGGACTGGACATGTGTTGGCTCATGCTCCTCCAACAGAGCGAAGCAAGGTTCCCATCCTGGCGTGGTTTTGGTAATTGTAATTGTACGGGGGGCGTCCCGCCTTTGATGTAATCTCGTTGTCGTTGGAGGTATCTTTTGATCGCCTCTGCAATTCTATTTAGCTTTTGATGGCCCCCCGAAACTTTCCAAGGGCCGCTCATTGTTGCATCTTAACAATTGACGCTTCTTAAACTCTCGAGCAACATTGAGTACGCTCACCATGGAGAAAAAAGTGTCTAGTGAGTCTCCCGATGGGCTCCGGGATGAACCCGTAATGCAACATGCCGAGCAACAGGGCCGACGCGGTTCTACTGCTCTCAACATTATTGAGAATCCTCTCAAGGTACGCAATGCGCCGTAGCCTATCATGGCAAAACCTCACACCTAGCATTGCGTAAACTAACATGGCATCTCTTTGAACTACACAGCGCAAAACCGAGGACCAGGCAGTTCGCGATGCAAAGACCTTTGCTGAAACCCATGGCATGTCTGAGCACGCCGAACTCTTTGGTCGCGCCGCTCTGGTGGCACGAGATCCCAAGAGATTTGAGATGATCTCGGAACTGCATGAGGAAGAGCGCAGCGCTCTCTTGTATGAAAGAGATCACAAGTGGCATGGTCCATTCATGCTGTGGTACTCGATCGGTCTCTGTGCTGTGGGAGCTGCTACTCAGGGATGGGATCAGACGGGAGCCAACGGCGCAAACTTGTCCTTTCCCCAGGAGTTCGGAATTGATAAGCCGGGAAGAGATGAATGGATTGTTGGATTGGTCAACTCTATCATCTTTCTCACTGCTGGTCTCATGTAAGTGCCAAAAAACGATAAACCCAGCACTCTGTCCCTCCACTTTTCTATTCTACGCCCACAATTAAAGCTAAGCTCACAATCTCGATCGTAGCGGCGCTTTCATCGTTGATCCGCTCAATCACTATTTGGGACGACGTGGAGAGATCTTCGTCACGGCTGCTTGTCTTACTGCAACTCCGATCGGATCTGGTTTTGCCAAGTCGTGGCAGGGTCTCTTTGCCGCGAGATTCGTCATGGGCATCGGCATTGGCGCCAAGAACGCCACGGTGCCTATCTATtcggctgagatggctcCCGCCAGGACTCGAGGTGCTCTTGTCATGTTCTGGCAGCTTTGGGTTGTCGCTGGTACGTCCTTTTTGACTCCTTGTTGCGATGTGTATCGTCGCGATATGTATTACATGTTCGCATCAGTCTTGTGCTAACCCCGTTCTTCTCTTCCAGGTATCTTCTTGGGTTTCGCCGCCAATGTTATCGTCAAGGACACTGGCCCAATTGCTTGGCGACTCCAGTTTGGTTCTGCCTTTATCCCGTCGTTTGTCCTTATGattggcatcttcttctgccccGAGTCACCAAGATGGCTTATGAAGCACAACAAGCACGATAAGGCGTTCCGATCTATGCTCAGGCTGCGAGCCCACCCCATTATCGCAGCAAGAGACTTCTACTACTCATACATCATCTatgaggaggagaagaaggaggccCGTGGCTCCGGCTACTTTTCCCGACTGTGGGATTGCTTTGCTGTGCCCAGGATCCGAAGAGCCAACTATGGTGCTTCGACTGTCATGATTGCGCAGCAAATGTGTGGTATCAACAGTGAGTTTGCCTGCCTAGATGGCTACGATGCTCCATTTCATGACTGACACAATCTCGTCTGTAGTCATTTCCTTCTACAGTTCGTCCATTTTCGAGAGCGTGGGCTACACCGCGACCGAAGCATTGTATGCATCGCTCGGATACGGTGCTGTTCAAGTCTTGGCAACCATCCCGACTTTATTCCTCATTGACACAAAGGGCCGTAGAACCCTGACCATGATTGTACGTTCCTTGTGAAACCCATAGCAGATCGATCAGAGACATCATTGTGctgacatcaacatcaaacagACCTTCCCCCTCATGtgcatcttcctcttggcTGCCGGGCTTTCACTCCTTCCCAATGGTGCATATCATATTGCTCCTCAGGATGCAAACCAGAACCCTGGAAACGACTTTAGATCCCGTGGTGCGAGGATTGGACCCGTTGTTCTGTGAGTAGACCCATGAAAACCCGCGCGCCCTCTTGATAAAATATTCCGAATGCGTTGCTAACTTGGATGGGATGAAACTAGTTTCGTGTACCTGTTTACCATTTGCTACTCGTTGGGTGAAGGGCCGGTCGCGTTCCAGTACTCTGCCGAAGTCTTCCCCACGATTCAGCGTGAACAGGGAATGGCATGGGCTGTCTGTATCAACAACACCTTTGGTGAGTAATACCGGCCGTACCATGAGGTAATTAGTTGCCCATAAACTCGTGCTAATGAATTCGTCTTCGCTCCAGCTGGAATCTTAGGTTTGACTTTCCCACGCATGAAGACAGTTATGACTTCAACAGGAGCCTGTAAGTTGACAATGTTCCCAACAAATTTCCCCCCGAGTCAAATAAGCTAACTCATTTCTAGTCGGTTTCTATGCCGGTCTCAATCTAGTTGCTTGGGTCATGATTTTCTGCTTCGTGCGAGAAACGAAACAGCTCACGCTGGAAGAATTGGACCGTAAGTAACACACTGACACTCCTCATGAACTGCAAACATAGACCCGGGCTAATACATGTCGCAGAGGTTTTCTCGGTGCCAACAAAGAAGTTTATTCATTACGAATCAACTGTGTGGCTTCCGTGGTTCATCAAGCGATACGTTTTCTTCCAAAAGATCCCTCGCCCGCCTCCTATTATCGAGAAGGCGGAAAATGTCGACGACGTAAAGGAGGCGTAAACGCATTTACGTTCATGCTCTCTCGTAAATTCGACTTTGAAGTGGCAG
Proteins encoded in this window:
- a CDS encoding sugar porter (SP) family MFS transporter (similar to Coccidioides immitis RS XP_001242053.1); this translates as MEKKVSSESPDGLRDEPVMQHAEQQGRRGSTALNIIENPLKRKTEDQAVRDAKTFAETHGMSEHAELFGRAALVARDPKRFEMISELHEEERSALLYERDHKWHGPFMLWYSIGLCAVGAATQGWDQTGANGANLSFPQEFGIDKPGRDEWIVGLVNSIIFLTAGLIGAFIVDPLNHYLGRRGEIFVTAACLTATPIGSGFAKSWQGLFAARFVMGIGIGAKNATVPIYSAEMAPARTRGALVMFWQLWVVAGIFLGFAANVIVKDTGPIAWRLQFGSAFIPSFVLMIGIFFCPESPRWLMKHNKHDKAFRSMLRLRAHPIIAARDFYYSYIIYEEEKKEARGSGYFSRLWDCFAVPRIRRANYGASTVMIAQQMCGINIISFYSSSIFESVGYTATEALYASLGYGAVQVLATIPTLFLIDTKGRRTLTMITFPLMCIFLLAAGLSLLPNGAYHIAPQDANQNPGNDFRSRGARIGPVVLFVYLFTICYSLGEGPVAFQYSAEVFPTIQREQGMAWAVCINNTFAGILGLTFPRMKTVMTSTGAFGFYAGLNLVAWVMIFCFVRETKQLTLEELDQVFSVPTKKFIHYESTVWLPWFIKRYVFFQKIPRPPPIIEKAENVDDVKEA